In Streptomyces sp. NBC_00483, a single window of DNA contains:
- a CDS encoding Gfo/Idh/MocA family protein: MHDNERSPLDNPEPDGRSRREVLRTAGATGAGLGFIALGSSSTAQAAETSDAGGSGAAEATTAAAPARQGDTMIGVPFERRSTVRVGIVGLGNRGGSMIDLFLAIQGVRVVALCDPVKEKTAKAAAKVTAAGQPAPAIYAKGDHDFENLCKRGDIDFVYVATPWDWHFEMAKTAMLNGKHVGVECPISLQLDQLWELVNLSERTRRHCMQLENCCYGRNEMRVLRMAHAGKFGELLHGAGAYNHDLRGLMFDPDYYEGPWRRLWHTRLRGDLYPNHGFGPVANYMDVNRGDRVTHISSFGTPSLGLAEYRAANMPKDDPSWKESYIESDRTISLVQTAKGRVIRLEHDVSTPHPYSRINQLGGTKGVFEDYPERIYIEPDHTDDAWGDFAKYADWDHWLWKEHSNPPGGHGGMDYIMVFRLMQTMRLGLVPDFDVYDAATWTSPVPLSHLSIKAKGAPQQIPDFTRGGWRKARGGVDSEKPSEA, from the coding sequence ATGCACGACAACGAGCGCAGCCCCCTCGACAACCCCGAGCCCGATGGCCGGTCCCGCCGCGAGGTGCTGCGCACCGCGGGCGCCACCGGCGCCGGACTCGGGTTCATCGCACTGGGTTCGAGCTCGACTGCACAGGCCGCGGAGACTTCCGACGCCGGTGGCTCCGGGGCGGCCGAGGCCACCACTGCGGCGGCACCGGCCCGGCAGGGCGACACGATGATCGGCGTACCGTTCGAGCGGCGCTCCACGGTTCGGGTCGGCATCGTCGGCCTCGGCAACCGCGGCGGCAGCATGATCGACCTCTTCCTTGCGATCCAGGGCGTCCGGGTCGTCGCCCTGTGCGATCCGGTCAAGGAGAAGACCGCCAAGGCGGCGGCGAAGGTGACGGCAGCGGGTCAGCCCGCGCCCGCCATCTACGCCAAGGGCGACCACGACTTCGAGAACCTGTGCAAGCGCGGGGACATCGACTTCGTCTACGTGGCGACGCCGTGGGACTGGCACTTCGAGATGGCGAAGACGGCGATGCTGAACGGCAAGCACGTCGGCGTCGAGTGTCCCATCTCGCTCCAGCTGGACCAGCTGTGGGAGCTGGTGAACCTCTCCGAGCGCACCCGAAGACACTGTATGCAGCTGGAGAACTGCTGCTACGGACGCAATGAAATGCGCGTCCTGCGGATGGCCCACGCGGGCAAGTTCGGTGAGCTGCTGCACGGCGCCGGCGCGTACAACCACGACCTGCGCGGCCTCATGTTCGACCCGGACTACTACGAGGGACCGTGGCGCCGGCTGTGGCACACGCGGCTGCGCGGCGACCTGTACCCGAACCACGGCTTCGGTCCCGTCGCGAACTACATGGACGTCAATCGCGGCGACCGCGTCACCCACATCTCCAGCTTCGGCACACCCTCCCTGGGCCTCGCCGAGTACCGCGCGGCCAATATGCCCAAGGACGACCCGAGTTGGAAGGAGTCGTACATCGAGTCGGACCGCACGATCAGCCTGGTACAGACGGCGAAGGGCCGGGTGATCCGTCTGGAGCACGACGTCAGCACCCCGCACCCGTACTCGCGGATCAATCAACTCGGCGGAACGAAGGGCGTGTTCGAGGACTACCCGGAGCGGATCTATATCGAGCCCGACCACACGGACGACGCCTGGGGCGACTTCGCGAAGTACGCCGACTGGGACCACTGGCTGTGGAAGGAGCACTCGAACCCTCCAGGTGGGCACGGCGGGATGGACTACATCATGGTGTTCCGCCTGATGCAGACGATGCGCCTCGGGCTCGTCCCGGACTTCGACGTGTACGACGCCGCCACCTGGACCTCACCGGTTCCGCTGAGCCATCTCTCGATCAAGGCGAAGGGCGCGCCGCAGCAGATCCCCGACTTCACGCGCGGCGGCTGGCGCAAGGCGCGCGGCGGTGTCGACTCGGAGAAGCCGAGCGAGGCCTGA
- a CDS encoding L,D-transpeptidase family protein — MRSAGVIRAGVAMAACGVLLTTVAACGADGGDSGKKATAGANSSGGESGGAEARAADLKRIPGVGDRYQKQLPANARQVVAVYGDGKDAAGSTIALYTKSGDTWKKQRGWSGHNGKKGWTTSHHEGDNRSPVGVFTLSDAGGVLADPGAKLPYTQSASFQAPHYWSKSHWHDFDYVIAIDYNRAKGTSPNDPTRPQGQSKGGSIWLHMDHGSGTSACVSQSKGDMEYLLKTLDPKQHPVVVMGDKAELKA, encoded by the coding sequence ATGCGGAGTGCGGGTGTGATCAGGGCGGGCGTCGCGATGGCGGCGTGCGGTGTCCTGCTGACGACGGTGGCCGCCTGCGGCGCCGACGGCGGCGACAGCGGGAAGAAGGCCACGGCGGGGGCGAACTCCTCGGGCGGCGAGTCCGGGGGCGCCGAGGCGCGCGCGGCGGATCTCAAGCGCATCCCGGGGGTGGGCGACCGCTACCAGAAGCAGCTCCCGGCGAACGCCCGGCAGGTCGTCGCCGTGTACGGAGACGGCAAGGACGCGGCGGGCTCCACCATTGCCCTCTACACCAAGTCCGGCGACACCTGGAAGAAGCAGCGCGGCTGGTCCGGGCACAACGGCAAGAAGGGCTGGACGACGAGCCACCACGAGGGCGACAACCGCAGCCCCGTCGGTGTCTTCACGCTCAGCGACGCCGGCGGGGTCCTGGCCGACCCGGGCGCGAAGCTGCCGTACACGCAGTCCGCGTCGTTCCAGGCCCCGCACTACTGGTCGAAGTCGCACTGGCACGACTTCGACTACGTCATCGCCATCGACTACAACCGCGCCAAGGGCACCTCGCCCAACGACCCGACCCGGCCGCAGGGCCAGTCCAAGGGCGGCAGCATCTGGCTGCACATGGACCACGGCAGCGGCACCTCGGCGTGCGTGAGCCAGTCGAAGGGCGACATGGAGTACCTGCTCAAGACGCTCGACCCGAAGCAGCACCCGGTGGTCGTGATGGGCGACAAGGCCGAGCTCAAGGCGTGA
- a CDS encoding ABC transporter ATP-binding protein has translation MQISDLPYPDPGAPDARSGPRFLLWLGRNQLGGQAKSLVWGLIHFVSVAGLAYGVGYAVQAVVDRSGTGLAKAGALIVLLGIGVAVGDTMLHRTSVTNWITAAARVQQLLARKTATLGAALTRRVAAGEVVAVSTGDVEKIGWFVEALSRFTAAALTIVIAAVGLLIYQPALGVVVALGMPVLALAVLPLLPRATRRADHQREKAGHATELASDTVAGLRVLRGIGGEELFLDRYRRASQDVRRAAVRSARMWALISAIQVLLPGLLTIVLVWHGVTLAREGRITVGELVTVYSGVMLLNYPLRHFEEIAMAYSFSRPSAQRASRVLALERVTEPEGGLRDAKAPTGDLYDPATGVLASAGRLTAVVCGDPDLAGRLADRLGGHPASATDDDAGEAAPSALLDGVPLDELPLDVARTAVLVQDKDPVLLSGTLAELLDVPASGDIAPDDALAAAQCSDVLDALTQGSLDENPMTARITERGRSLSGGQRQRLALARSLVTDPETLVLDEPTSAVDSHTEVRIAQGVRALRRGRTTVVLTSSPLVLDRADRVVFVHEGVVAAVGEHRELVRTEPRYRAVVTRETDEEKSSPGAEPRPDEDGTDTGSGAEAGAGAGAGAGAGAGAGGAAVGINTDIEIDIEETA, from the coding sequence ATGCAGATCTCCGACCTTCCGTATCCGGACCCCGGTGCGCCGGACGCCCGCTCGGGCCCCCGGTTCCTGCTCTGGCTCGGCCGGAACCAGCTCGGTGGGCAGGCCAAGTCCCTTGTCTGGGGCCTGATCCACTTCGTCTCCGTCGCCGGTCTCGCGTACGGCGTCGGCTACGCGGTGCAGGCGGTCGTCGACCGCTCCGGCACCGGTCTCGCCAAGGCCGGCGCGCTGATCGTGCTGCTCGGCATCGGCGTCGCGGTCGGCGACACGATGCTGCACCGCACGTCCGTCACGAACTGGATCACCGCCGCCGCCCGCGTCCAGCAGCTGCTGGCCCGCAAGACCGCGACGCTCGGCGCCGCCCTCACCCGGCGGGTCGCCGCGGGCGAGGTCGTCGCGGTGTCCACCGGCGACGTGGAGAAGATCGGCTGGTTCGTCGAGGCGCTCTCCCGCTTCACCGCCGCCGCGCTCACCATCGTCATCGCCGCCGTGGGACTTCTGATCTACCAGCCCGCGCTCGGTGTCGTCGTCGCGCTCGGCATGCCGGTCCTGGCGCTCGCCGTGCTGCCCCTGCTCCCCCGCGCCACCCGGCGGGCGGACCATCAGCGGGAGAAGGCGGGCCATGCCACCGAACTCGCCTCGGACACCGTCGCGGGCCTGCGCGTGCTGCGTGGCATCGGCGGTGAGGAGCTGTTCCTCGACCGCTACCGCCGCGCCTCGCAGGACGTGCGCCGGGCCGCCGTGCGCAGCGCGCGCATGTGGGCGCTGATCTCGGCGATCCAGGTCCTCCTTCCCGGCCTGCTGACGATCGTGCTCGTCTGGCACGGCGTCACCCTCGCGCGCGAGGGCCGGATCACCGTCGGTGAACTGGTCACCGTCTACAGCGGGGTGATGCTCCTCAATTACCCGCTGCGCCACTTCGAAGAGATCGCCATGGCGTACTCGTTCTCCCGGCCGTCCGCGCAGCGTGCGTCCAGGGTGCTGGCGCTGGAGCGCGTCACCGAACCGGAGGGCGGGCTGCGCGACGCCAAGGCACCGACCGGCGACCTGTACGACCCGGCGACCGGCGTGCTCGCGTCCGCGGGGCGGCTCACCGCCGTGGTCTGCGGCGACCCGGACCTGGCGGGGCGCCTCGCCGACCGGCTCGGCGGACACCCCGCTTCCGCCACCGACGACGACGCGGGCGAGGCGGCGCCATCCGCCCTGCTCGACGGTGTGCCGCTCGACGAACTGCCGCTGGATGTCGCGCGGACGGCCGTGCTCGTCCAGGACAAGGACCCGGTGCTGCTCTCCGGCACCCTCGCCGAACTCCTCGACGTACCGGCCTCCGGAGACATCGCACCCGACGACGCGCTGGCCGCGGCCCAGTGCTCCGACGTGCTGGACGCTCTCACCCAGGGCTCCCTGGACGAGAACCCGATGACCGCCCGCATCACCGAACGCGGCCGGTCCCTCTCCGGCGGCCAGCGCCAGCGCCTCGCGCTGGCCCGCTCGCTGGTCACCGACCCGGAGACGCTGGTGCTCGACGAGCCGACGTCCGCCGTCGACTCGCACACCGAGGTCCGGATCGCCCAGGGCGTGCGCGCGCTGCGGCGCGGCCGCACGACCGTGGTGCTGACCTCGTCACCGCTGGTCCTCGACCGCGCGGACCGCGTGGTGTTCGTCCACGAGGGCGTGGTCGCGGCGGTCGGCGAGCACCGTGAACTGGTGCGCACCGAGCCCCGGTACCGCGCGGTCGTCACCCGCGAGACCGACGAGGAGAAGTCCTCCCCCGGCGCCGAGCCACGGCCCGACG